The DNA sequence GGCCCTCCAGCGGGGTGGCCGCCGAGCGCTCGATATCCCAGTCGAGCTCAAGGGTGTTGGGTGCGGCGTCGACGGCGGCGCGGGCGTCACCCACCTCCTGGACGAGGTGGGCGGCGACGTTGTCGGCCATGCCCTCGTGCACGGTGCGGTCCGCCGCGACCGCGGCGTCGATGCCGACGACGGCCTCGCCCACCTCGTAGTCGACGCGGATGCGGGCGGCGGCGTCCTCGGCCGTGTAGCGGTCGGCGGCCACCACCATGGCCACCGGCTCGCCCACGTGGTGGACGTACTCGCGGGCCAGCGGGTAGGGCGTGCGCCCGTCGCGGATCGACGGGTGCGGGATCAGCAGGGGCAGCGGCTCGGCCATGGGGCCGGCCAGGTCCTCGTAGGTGTAGACGGCGATGATGCCCTCGACGTCGACGGCGTCCGCGGCGTCGATGTCGCGGATGCGGGCGCGGGCGTGCGGGCTGCGGACGAACGCTGCGGCGCACGCGCCGGCACCCAGGTCGTCCAGGAAGGCGCCGCGGCCGGCGACCAGGCGGGCGTCCTCGCTGCGCTGGACCGGGGCGCCGAACATGCGGGTGCTCACGGGCGGTCTCCTCGCGTCTGGGGTGCCTGCGGCCGGTGCGGTCCGCCCGCCTCGGCGGGGTCGGCGGGCGGCGCGGTCCCGCTCTTGGCGGCGGGGCCCTGCTCACGGGTGAGCTCCGCGGTGCGCTGCACGGCCGCGACGATGTTCTGGTATCCGGTGCAGCGGCACAGATTGCCGGCCACGGCCTCCCGGGCGTCCTCCTCGGCGGGGTCGGGGTTGTCGCGCACGTAGGCGGCGACGAGGGTGAGGAACCCCGGGGTGCAGAAGCCGCACTGCAGCGCGTGGCACTCGGAGAACGCCTGCTGAACGGGGTGCGGGGTGCCGTCGGCCGCGGCCAGCCCTTCGACGGTGGTGATGTCGTCGTGCTGGGCGGCGCTGACCGCCAGCATCAGGCAGGAGCGCATCGGCTGCCCGTCGACGAGCACGGTGCATGCGCCGCAGACCCCGTGCTCGCAGCCGACGTGGGTTCCGGTGAGCCCCAGGTCGTGGCGCAGGCAGTCCGACAGCAGGCGGCGGGCGGGCACCCGGGCGCTGTACTGGATGCCGTTGACGCGCAGCCGGACGTCGTGCAGTTGCTCGGTCATCGGCTCGCTCCGGTGTCGGCGGGGGTCGGTGCGGTGGCGGCAGCGGCGCGGGCTGCGGCCTGGGCCAGGGCCCGCTCGGTG is a window from the Streptomonospora litoralis genome containing:
- a CDS encoding (2Fe-2S)-binding protein; amino-acid sequence: MTEQLHDVRLRVNGIQYSARVPARRLLSDCLRHDLGLTGTHVGCEHGVCGACTVLVDGQPMRSCLMLAVSAAQHDDITTVEGLAAADGTPHPVQQAFSECHALQCGFCTPGFLTLVAAYVRDNPDPAEEDAREAVAGNLCRCTGYQNIVAAVQRTAELTREQGPAAKSGTAPPADPAEAGGPHRPQAPQTRGDRP